The Pseudomonas iranensis genome includes a window with the following:
- the atzF gene encoding allophanate hydrolase — MNLQLDALRQAYRNGDTTPRQLLLQLREKAAALNPDYHLFIHLLSVDELEPYLAALDDRDLDSLPLYGVPFAIKDNIDLAGIPTTAACPAFAYVPQQSASIVEQLLALGAIPLGKTNLDQFATGLNGSRSPYGACPNSVLPEYPSGGSSAGSSLAVALGVASFALGTDTAGSGRVPAALNNLVGLKASKGLITTAGVLPACRTLDCVTTFTATAREASQLLALTAKHDPRDEYSRGNPAWNDGSAFGAPRPFRFGVPRAQDLEFFGCSEGPQLFAAAIERLKALGGEAVELDLSPFLEAARLLYDGPWVAERYSVAGELMEQNPEAVLPVIRAVLAKAPAVTGVQTFRAQYRLQALKALCDEALENLDCVLTPTIGRPVTLAELEAEPVLRNSELGYYTNFMNLLDYAAVAVPTAFMSNGLPWGVTLFGRVFTDQYLLSVADALQRQHDSALPTPTNPARNDRARLVVCGAHLQGLALNWQLTQRGGRLLETTFSSPDYRLHALAGGPPLRPGMVRVKDGGEAIAVEVWELPSSELGSFLTGIPAPLGLGKVQLADGRWESGFICEPYGLEGAVDISHLGGWRAYLKTLA, encoded by the coding sequence ATGAATCTGCAACTCGATGCACTGCGCCAGGCCTATCGCAATGGCGATACCACACCGCGCCAACTGCTGCTGCAATTGCGCGAAAAAGCCGCTGCGCTGAATCCCGACTATCACCTGTTCATCCACCTGCTCAGCGTCGATGAACTGGAGCCGTATCTGGCCGCCCTCGACGATCGTGACCTCGACAGTCTGCCGCTGTATGGCGTGCCGTTCGCGATCAAGGACAACATCGATCTGGCCGGCATTCCCACCACCGCCGCGTGCCCGGCGTTTGCCTATGTGCCGCAGCAGTCGGCGAGCATCGTCGAGCAGCTGTTGGCGCTGGGGGCGATTCCGCTGGGCAAGACCAATCTCGATCAGTTTGCCACCGGCCTCAATGGCAGCCGCTCGCCTTATGGTGCGTGTCCGAACAGCGTTTTGCCCGAGTATCCGTCCGGCGGCTCCAGCGCCGGCTCGTCACTGGCAGTGGCGCTGGGTGTGGCGAGTTTTGCCTTGGGCACTGACACCGCTGGTTCCGGGCGAGTGCCGGCGGCGCTGAATAATCTGGTGGGATTGAAGGCGAGCAAAGGCCTGATCACCACCGCCGGCGTGCTGCCGGCGTGCCGCACGCTGGACTGCGTAACCACCTTCACCGCGACTGCTCGCGAGGCCAGTCAGTTGCTGGCGCTTACGGCCAAACACGATCCTCGCGATGAATACAGCCGAGGAAATCCGGCATGGAACGACGGCTCGGCATTTGGCGCGCCACGGCCGTTTCGCTTCGGCGTGCCACGGGCGCAGGATCTGGAGTTTTTCGGTTGCAGCGAGGGGCCACAGTTGTTCGCAGCGGCCATCGAACGGCTCAAGGCCTTGGGTGGCGAAGCCGTCGAGCTGGACTTGTCACCGTTTCTGGAAGCGGCGCGGTTGCTTTACGACGGGCCGTGGGTCGCCGAGCGTTACAGCGTCGCCGGTGAGCTGATGGAGCAGAATCCCGAAGCGGTGCTGCCAGTGATCCGTGCGGTGCTGGCCAAGGCTCCGGCAGTGACTGGCGTGCAGACCTTTCGCGCGCAATATCGATTGCAGGCACTGAAGGCCCTCTGCGACGAGGCCCTGGAAAATCTCGACTGCGTACTGACGCCGACCATCGGCCGTCCAGTGACGTTGGCCGAGCTTGAGGCCGAGCCGGTGCTGCGCAATTCCGAACTGGGCTATTACACCAACTTCATGAACCTGCTCGACTACGCCGCCGTGGCCGTGCCGACCGCATTCATGAGCAATGGTCTGCCGTGGGGCGTGACGTTGTTCGGGCGGGTGTTTACCGACCAGTATCTGTTGAGCGTGGCCGATGCCTTGCAGCGCCAGCACGACAGTGCCCTGCCAACTCCGACGAACCCTGCGCGCAATGATCGCGCTCGATTGGTGGTGTGTGGCGCGCACCTGCAAGGGCTGGCGTTGAACTGGCAACTGACCCAGCGTGGCGGGCGCTTGCTGGAAACCACGTTCAGTTCGCCGGACTATCGACTGCACGCCCTCGCCGGCGGCCCGCCATTGCGGCCGGGGATGGTGCGGGTCAAGGATGGCGGCGAGGCGATTGCCGTGGAGGTTTGGGAGTTGCCGAGCAGCGAATTGGGCTCGTTTCTCACCGGGATTCCGGCGCCGCTGGGGCTGGGTAAGGTGCAACTGGCGGATGGGCGCTGGGAGAGCGGGTTTATCTGTGAGCCGTATGGGTTGGAGGGTGCGGTGGATATCAGTCATTTGGGGGGATGGCGGGCATACCTCAAAACCCTGGCCTGA